The Nocardia sp. NBC_00508 nucleotide sequence TGTTCGTGGACTGGATGATCGCGCTCGGCATCGCGGCGCTCATCGCACGCAGCACGTCGGCCTCGAGCCTGACGCTGCTGATCTGGTTCGTCATCGGCGTCGGCGCGGTGACATTGTTCGGCTTCACCCCGGGGCAGTACTTCCTGCGACTGCGGACGGTCCGCGTCGACGCTCCGGTGCCGGTGGGCTTCGTCCGAGCGCTGGCCAGGCAGGTGCTGCTGCTGTTCGTGGTGCCCGCGCTGTTCACCGACGCCGACGGCCGCGGCATGCACGACCGGGCGACCGGCACGGCGCTGGTGCATTCGCGCTGAGCCGCCCGGCATCGGGCCCACCCGCCACCGGTCACGCCGATAGGCTGCGCCGGTGTCTTTGAATCCGGTGATGCTCGCTGTCCGCTTCCTGCTCGAACTCGTCGCCGTGGCGTCCTTCGGCGTCTTCGGCTGGCGCGCGTTCGAAGGGCCGTGGAAGTTTCTGCTGGTGGTGGCGCTGCCGGTCGTTGCGGTAGCGCTGTGGCAGATTTTCTCGGTACCTGGCGACCCGAGCCGCGGCGGCCGGTCGATGGTCGCCGTGTCCGGCTCG carries:
- a CDS encoding RDD family protein, which produces MARITGSWLSGPPAEPGDPATPEFPGEHLGLPKTGAGSLAGMGRRIAALFVDWMIALGIAALIARSTSASSLTLLIWFVIGVGAVTLFGFTPGQYFLRLRTVRVDAPVPVGFVRALARQVLLLFVVPALFTDADGRGMHDRATGTALVHSR
- a CDS encoding YrdB family protein yields the protein MSLNPVMLAVRFLLELVAVASFGVFGWRAFEGPWKFLLVVALPVVAVALWQIFSVPGDPSRGGRSMVAVSGSTRLVIELSVLGGGALALQSAGLPGWGVAFAVLVIVYHALAYDRVVWLLSRK